The stretch of DNA TAGAGATTGAGTTTATGTTTAGTTTTAAGGTTAAAGATTGGGTTTAGGTCTAGTTTTAACGTTTAACGTTCAGGTTGGGTTTAAGATAAGGCTATTGGTCTCAGAGAGGGAGGGTGTTAATCAGCTCTGCTGGGGTTGGTGAAGGAGTTAATAAGCAGGTTGCTGGGGAAAGTTAAAaaggtttgagatgaactcgagCAGACAGTTGAGAAGATCAGCCACCATGAGCCACAcagccttcctcctcctcctcttcgtcaCGCTGCTGCAGGGCTTTACTCTCACTGCTCAGGTAACCACATCCTTACACCCAGTAAACTCTGCTGCTCCTGTGCTGTACAGGTGTTTATTCTGGTCTGAATAAGGATTATTTTCTGATCTGTGTAGAGACCTGCTGAAGGTAAACCAGGCACTGGAACCAGGCGCTTCAGGAGGAGTTACTCAGGTACAGCTACTAATACACCTGACCTTACCTTTATAAATCCGTGCGTTTACTGATTATAACGTTTTATTCTTGACTGTCTTAATAATACTACTTatatccattaaaataaaacGCATGTAGATGTAACACATATGTACATAGTTGTATATGTAAAATTGTATATGCTTTGTAtacatacagtactagtcaaaagttcaGCCACCCTTCTTATTCAATGGTTTGCCTTatttggattatttttattttgtagactaatactaaagacatcaaaacaatgaAGTAATATATATGGAAtattgtacactgcaaaaaaaaaaaaaaacatttcaaaagctAACATAATATATAATTGAAATGCTGTTTGATTAAATTTATGTATGTccttttttggtttctttttttgtctgtttttttagtttactcCATCATATGTACCCTGTTGCTTCTCTGTACATTATGTATATAACTCTGGTTTAACAAAAtcaatagaaatgtttaaaaggttttaatTTGGAAAACTCCTCagcttttatttaaagtttacacAACTTTTGCCTTCTCTTGGAAAGTCACCATTTTGTTCATTTGACAGCAATAATAtacttatattaagcaaaaaaaatctaccaaTTGGGTAAGCAAATTTGTATTAGTACTTTTTCCTAAAATAAGCTTAAAATCTCATAAccaacagcagtttagccctaTCCATTCTTCCTATAgcactttagccccacccattccatCTAAAACAGCTTAGATTCAAAgactcaaggattcaaggagaatTTTTTTGTCTTTCATATCACATGTGGTACATCAGATGAAATGAAGTTGCAATCTCAGGGTCCAGTTTTCACTCAAACATCTATTGTAAAATAAGATAAgtatgaatataaaataatatgatattaaatataagtaaaaataaaatagatatcaagataaatacacaaacatataACATTATAGCCTTTCATCCCAAACCCACTCTGAATGATTCTGTTCACCTATTAACTGTTTAATTACAAACATGGCTGGAATTACACGGTTTAGGTTATACAATGTGATTTGTGTTATAGAATATATGGAACAGAATGGTGGAACACCAATGGACACTATTATAGCCGTCAATGATTATCAGGGTACGTTCAGTTTATTTCTGTattgattttaattatatttcatgtgAATGTCTTGTAAAGTTCATTACATTAGAACAttatggtgtttgtgtgtgtgtgtgtatctgtgtgtgtgtgtgctgtaggtTTGTTTGCAGTGGAAGGGGTCAGTGTCAGGGAGGGGGATATTGCGGTGTCCAGGCATTCTGAGAAGAGCTGTTTTGCGCGGAGCTGTCTGTGGTCTAAATCAGTGGACGGCCATGTTTATATAGCGTACACCCTCTCTCCGCTCTACAGTGAGTACTCACCACCACACTCACCATTACACTGCAGGACAAAATAATGGAAACActgaaacttatatattaataaacaaaGAGTTTATTCCACTTTGttcttagccccacccattcagtctacagcagtttggTCCATCACATTTAgccttcagcagtttagctccacccactcttTTAGCCTGtagcagtttagctccgcccattccgcttttaacagtttaactccacccatttaGTCTTCAGCAGTTTAGATCCACCCACACATTTAGTCCTTAGCAGTTTACCTCCACCCACCCAGCTtaaaacagtttagctccacACACTCATTTAgtcttcagcagtttagctccacccatttagtgtgtgtgtgtgtgtgtgtttgtgtgtgtgtgtgcaggtgaggAGGATAAGATGAAGATAAAGCAAGGAATGGAgctgatagagagaaagacatgTGTACGCTATGTGCCCAGAACACACCAGAGAGACCACCTGGATATCCAGCCCAGATCAGGGTATGACCACCAGATCCACTAATCCTCACACCAGATCCACTGATCCTCACACCAGATTGACTGATCATTACACCAGATCTGAATATCCTCACACCAGATCCACTGATCCTCACACCAGATCCACTGATCCTCACACCAGATCCACTGATCCTCACACCAGATCCTTAGGCTACAAATCCTTACACCAGGTCCAAGGATATCATACTAAACCTATAGGCCCTCACACCAGATCCACAGTCTCTTTTTTCAGATCCACTGATTCTCACACCAGATTtacagatcatcacaccagatCCACTGATCCTCACACCAGATCCACTGATCCTCACACCAGATCCACTGATCCTTAAACCAGATCCACTGATCCTCAAACCAGATCCACTGATCCTCAAACCAGATCCACTGATCCTCAAACCAGATCCACTGATCCTCACACCAGATCCTTAAACTACAAATCCTCACACCTTTATCCAGATCCACAGATCCTGAAACCAGATTtacagatcatcacaccagatCCAATGAGTCTTTCACCAGATCTACAGTCCCACACATGAAATCCTCAAACCATATCCAATGCCCCTCACACCAGATCCAATGCCCCTCACACCAGATCTCCAAACCCACACACTAGATCCACTGAGCCTCTCAATTGAGCCACAGATCCTAACACCAGTTCCACTGACCCTCATACTGactttgccatgagcacactggccagtgttccgAATTACTCGCAGTGTTACATAAGTCTTACAACTTATAAAGGTCTGGTTATTCCCAAACACATagtgatcaatttacatactccTGTCccgtgacatttggcatgtctgtgtatgtaGGTGCTGGTCGTATGTGGGAGCGAACGGAGGCCGGCAGATTCTCTCTCTGCAGACCCCAGAATGCATCGGTTCTGCGGTGGTGGCTCACGAGCTGATGCACGCTCTGGGCTTCTTACACGAGCAGTCTCGCGCTGACCGGGACAACTACGTCACCATACTGTGGTCAAACATCTGGAAAGGTCAGCATCTGTTCCTGACTGAGAGGTGGAGTAGAGCTGCTGATCAGAGATCTGTAACATCTTCATCTCTTTATCTCTACAGACCGAACCAGAAACTTCGCCAAGTTCAAAACAAATAACATGGACATGCCCTACGACTACAAATCCATCATGCACTTCGGAAAGTATGTtttcattattgttatttatttatcaatcaattctaattgtatttaaatattgtCCTCAATTTTGAAGGTCAGTAAGCTCACCTACTTACTAGGGCTCCATGTATTGCTGGTAATGCCCAAAGCAAAAAATGGCCATGGTCAGATTTTTATTGAGTGGCTCATCGTTTTTTACTTACATTATCCTTGTAGCTTCAGTGCTAGTTGGTTGGTTATAAGCTCATGTTACTTGCTAGCTGCATTAGCCTTGTTTCTCCAGTGCTGATTGGTCAGGTATAAGCTATGATTAACTGCTTTAGCCTTGTATCTACAGTGCTAATTGGCATGGTCCAATTTCAttaagtttttgatggtctttgcgatagtatggattaaaacattactcaattgaggatactttcaaagtttctaaaatgtttcagatttactgaccttcatttcttaaagtaatttttacattactcagttgagtagttcttgcttctaaTAACATGAATTAATATAAGTTTATTAGGTCTGTTCAGTGAataccagctctacctcttcacaactttacaactgatgctcttaaacacagtaagaggcaagaaattcaagtaattaactcttgatgagttcagcacagctgttaactgaaagcctgaattccaggtgactcttcctcataaagctgactaaaaaaatccagcagagaagTTCAAAACTATCATCTAAGCAagtggtgctactttgaagaatctaaaattagaggtttaatacttttttttgctTAGGATATAATTCTacatgttttcttcatagttaagATGagtttaatctacaatgtaaaatgaaaaaaaaaaatacactaaatataatgtccaaacttttaacatggtactatatgtattatataggatcaaataagaaaatcaaagaaatggaTTTGAAATGGAATTAATTATTTGTCTGCTTGTCAGTAAGATCAGTATGGTcaggtgaacaggtgaacaggtgaacagGGTCATTGTTGTGCTGGCTGTGTTTGCAGGTATGCCTACTCTGAGGATGGAAATCCCACTATTGTGCAGAAGCAGAACTGGAACGGGAAGTTGGGCCAGTCGTTTGGTCCCAGTGAACTGGACATCCTGAAGATCAATAAACTTTATCAGTGTAAATAAAAATCCTGAGAGAACGACAGGCCTGATCGTAacattataatgattataatctgTATCTACTCTATGTTCTTATAGTTCATCTTCTTTACTCTAATCTTTAGTACGTGAACTGTATGTATGTACCGTGTGGATGTATGTATGCAAGTATGTATTCACTGAACTCATTAAAGCCAGTAATGAAATCTGAGTTTCTTTTCTTATTTGTAGCCTGAAATGATTTGAATTTGACCTCATGTTTGCACTAATTTTCACACCAACAATTGCTGGAAAAAGTCAGTCCATCATAAATTACAGAGCATTTATTTAATGTACTGAGCTCAGTTTGATTTAAACTTATGATCTTCTAAGCCTCTTGATAAGCAGTCCTAAATCATGACCTCAAAAGAACTgtgtttttatatagtgtaatttGACAACTCTAGACCAGTGCTTGACGTGGGTTGGTGTGCACCAGTACTCAGTACCCAGACTGTTTAGTTTTGCTCTTTGATTGCCAGTACCATAATATTTCTCAGTGTAACAGAACCTTTTACAAGCTGCTGCTacataaaaagttttaaaaaataatcaaatgtatAGGAATTTACTAAACTTGGTTTTAGGTCCTGTCATCTCAGTGCCACTATTGGTCTAGATATACAACTATCTACATCAGTGGTGTGTATTAGAACCTGTTAAAGGTTCCAATCCAGCCCTCAACatgaaaatatgtatatatacagctcaggaaacaataaaagaacagtttctttgattttaccaaattgaaaacctctggaatataatcaagaggaagatggatgatcacaaaccatcaaaccaccaaactgaactgcttgaatttttgcaccaggagtggcattaagttacccaaaagcagtgtgtaagacaggtggaggagaacatgatgccaagatgcatgaaaactgtgattaaaaaacagggttattccaccaaatattaatttctaaactcttaaaacgttatgaatatgaactttgaggtctgaaagctctgcatcttttagttatttcagtcatttctcattttctgcaaattgtcaggtgcgggtgcagggaggacgcagaggcggacgcaaatgcaaacaaaaagggatttattaacgaaaacaaatacaaaatacacatggatttactgaaaacaggactgaggaaactggggaaaacatggagcactgacagacgataaacgtacaaggatcgacaccggggaaatggaacacggaccttaaatagaggtgcacacacacaggaaacaggaaacacctgggacgaaggggcggagctacgaatgaacacaggtgagtggaaaaacactgggaatgaaacacagacctgagaataacacagacataagaagcagacagactaaagacctgacacaaataaatgctctaaatgacaatatctttattaggaatttgggataaacgttgtctgtagtttatagaataaaacaacaatgttcattttaagcaaacatatacatataaatagcaaaatcagagaaactgattcagaaactgcagtagtctcttaattttttctagagatGTTGTTCTCAATGGTGACTGTGTAATTAAGTTCTGCCACTAATTAAAATAAATCCATCTTCCATAAAGCTCACAAACATATTATAATCTCTATTTTAGGGAGAGGCAGAACTTTTTCCAGacagtgtttacatgcacttcatggTCTGATTACTGCATGAACAGTTATTTACTGCATAAACATGAATTTAGATAATAAGATAATGTAAAAACTCAtagtttattattgttttgcAACCAGCCATTACTTAGATAACAGTTAGCACAACTGTttatgttcttagaacatttttaagtttgacaaaacaataaacaaacaacacaaaacctCCTTGACCAACGTAGACAAGGAAAATCTCCCTCAGAGGTGGAGGGGGAAGAATCCTTGGAATGAATCATGGCTGATATATAATTATACttataaattaatgtttaaaagtcattatacatttCTATAGGTATAATATAttcaggtaaagaaaaaaaaacttgggcaatatttaaaatgcttttttaaagaaGCTTGACTTTCttgtgtgatattttttttttcttctggtgTGACAGTATGACCGCATGACAGTACAACAAAGGACATTTCAGGATTTTGTGCTAATGATAGTTAACCAGCCATTAGCATTAATTTTTATAATGAAGTTTAAAGCctttataaattagaaatattactATTATAGCATTATTATTTAGTGTGAAACTAAAAAAGAACACAATTTACTACAGTTAATTATATGAACAATTCTGACACACTGGGCTTCACTAGGGCTTCAATAACATGACTTTGAATGGGATCCACCAACTACTTAAAGTATTCCATGAAATTGTGTTAAAATTAGAATGTGGTGTCACTACAGACgtaataaatggaaataaatggAAGAAAATATGTAGTTTTCTAAAAACAGACACttgtttattaacaaaaatgatTGGGTTTGGTCCTATGACTGTGTTAAAGCACTAAAtgcaatttttaataaaaaatgacgcCATTACAGGTCTTTATTACGtgtctctgctggctggttgtagTATTATGTGTAGCTTCTTCCATCTCCATATGTTTCAGTGACTAAACAGAACCGCCCACTTTACCACTTCAGTGAGTTTTCCCTGTGCTAATAATACCTCATTTTTAATTCCCCCCAGAAATCAGTTTATAACCCTCATTTTACTATATTGTAAACATCCCTTCTTATTAAGACATTCAAAAAGAAGGTTTACACTATAGATAAATAAGGTTTCATTTAGCAAGGAAGTGATTGTCTGAATTACATGGTGAAGCTGACCCTTAAACCCCAGGCGAATGAGACAATGATTTTGtagagtcccacagggctctattttagagccaattaaactaaattaaattttgACTGTAATGAAGTGTGGGCTCACATACcaagtttaaagagtttaaaggTTTAAAGCGGATATCTAATTAGTATTTAGCCAGTGAGCTAATGTTAGCATAGTTACCCTTGTAAAGGAAAAGTGTGTTAAGCATATTTTTAAAAGTAGAcgtaacatggaaaagtacatatttttttgtaaaagttaaaatatgtattaaaaaaacatgcttaatgtattttttggagcaacttatggcaacttaagtataatTCAGTTGTTACTAAGCTATATTTAAGCACAAGATAAAAGCATTATGCTGTAAAAGCATTATTCTGTAAAGgtaagtagattttttttaatataatttgtatttcacatttttcccatttttttcccaatttacatagccaattacccaacccactccataggactcttttcgagctgctgctgatggaggaaagtgcagtggctcggttctgatacatcagctcacagacgccctgtgctgcagacatcccctaGGAGTGatttgatgtggggagagagcgccatctacccacccagagggagcaggtccaattgtgctccctctgagcgccggcagcttgatggtaaagctgcatgagcgggggtttgaacctgcgacctcccgctcatagtagcAGAGGTTTAGTCCGCAACCTAAGTAGATTTAAgtgctttaaacacacacacacttttttaatatacttgaaatacattgtaaatgtattactttgcatattgatgcacatattgtgtacaccttaatgctactggaaaaaaacagaggaaatatatttattttgtatcttcataaagtacattaaattgaaaatgtactttaagtattctttacctaattttaacATACTTTTCTTAATGCTCTTAgttatacttccttttcacaagggtagaCATGCTGGACtgcagtgtttttattctgtCTCTGTCAGTGCTATCATCACTTTATTTTCTGGCCTGGACCGAGTCCaaaaaactcaatgaaggcagtctgagacacttggtttGGGAGAAGGAGGCGGGCCTATCAAATATGACGGTGACGTCTCGCTCATCCACTTGTACAGTATCTACTGCACGTACTCTgattgcaaatttgacaacagaTCACTAGCAGCAGTTATAAAAACAGTAGTGTGAACTAGCAGGTGTTAGCGATGTGCTGACATGGTGCGTACAGCTGTGTTTAGTCCGTCCTGCAGACTCAGCTGCAGTGTTTGCTGTAAACATGCTGATGGAGTCCGGCCGCTGGGCGACTGTAGGGTGAGTAGTAATTGAATATCGTTCCCCTAAATTAAGGATTAATTATAATACTCAGTACATGAGACACGCCCCCCTCGCACGCGTGTCCTGCGCAGGCTGAGTGGGCATGGCTCagggtgtgagtgtgtttataaggAGTTGGGCTGAAGGGAGAGTGTGTAGAGtgcgtgtagagtgtgtgtagagtgtgtgtagagtgtgtggcaGTATGCTGGGTGTGGGGATTGTGTTAGGGATGGTGCTGCAGGCCTGGACGCTCCCTCTGCAGGTCAGACATGCctctttcttattattcttattatattattatgataaggttaaaatcttttttttttaagtatgaatGACGCAAAGGAAATAAAACAGATTCAAATAGATGCAATGCAGTTATATGAATCTGTTTTATTGATTCTTTATTACTAAAACTTTTATTTATAGTCAGATTACAATtatcaaatgttttaataatatagTTAATGTGTTTTCTAAAAACGgaataattaagaaattaagttaTACTATTGTAGAATTGTGCTGATATTTCTGTCTGTTTGATCATTTGTTCAGATTGAACTCCTATTGATGGTCAGAGtctttacactattattattaatattattattattattattattattattattattaacctatTGTTCTCTCAAATACtacatttaattcaatttatgAAATTGGTATAAAATGCTGTATAGTTATAAATATTTTGAACATCTAAGCATACAAAGAGTAAAAATTAAAGAAGCAAATCTCTGTGTATCtacagacaaaagtttggacacaccttaaatttagtggttTTCCATTACTTttaaattttctgcattttagattaatactaaactcacccaagctatgaagaaaaacatatatacagtaaactaaatagtgtttaacaaaccagaatatgttttatattttagatgctTACCTTacatgacagctttgcacatcttggctagatttcctcagtcagttttatgaggtagagtcacctaaaatacaggctttcagttaacagctgtgctgaactcatcaagagttaattacttgaatgtcttgcctcttaataaagtgtttgagagcatcagttaaagtaaagtagtgaagaggtagagttacaggtatacaatgaatagtgaatatttgagtaatactCTAATCTATAtaatgagaagcaaaaactactaagtaaagaaaaaaacagaaatgaaggtcagttaatcagacaaatttcaaaaactttaaaactatcctcaagtgcagtagcaaaaaccatcaaaatgttattataatggaactggctctcatcaggaccactatAGTAAAGGATAAATGTTCTTTCAAAGTCTGAAGGACTTGaataagaagatgtgtccaagcttttgctttgtgctgtatgtacagtatatactgcATAGTGATTCTGACGGTccagttctggttctggttctccTGTAGAACTCCTCTGCAGTTCAGGAGGTGCGGGTGAGGAGCAGGCGAGGCGTTTCAGGTAAAGCTGggttataataaagtgtataacaGAGTTTAAGTGTTTAAATTCAGTTCTCAGATCAGCTGCATCCATCTGTTTCACAGAGGAGTTCCCGTCTCCAGACGAGATGAACCCCATGGACCGAATCCTGGAGGCAAACCGCTGTGAGTGACTTTACTAATATCCACACACCAATACATAACCAATACACACCAACAGGtgttgacattcattactctgtaggtagaagtacagatactagggtttaaaatacttctgtaaaacttGAAAAAGTATCAACTAAAATGTTTTagtctttaagtaaaagtgtttaaaaagtactttaaaagtataaaagtaaaagtaatgtaaggcgAAAAaatgcaggtgtgatggatcacagtataaaccaatagggagtcagaatagtatatgtttatacttctctacatccaatcacaatcagtttcactctatctggatggagagatttatatggataggggttttactgaacgatgagaagctggaatttGAGTGCATATAAACACACCTAATGATAACGTGATAATGTGGTTTCTCTGGCAGATCTGACGGGGCTAACAGGGTATACCTTCAGGGAGGGGGATATAGCCTCAGCCGGACCCTTTAGCACCATCACCTGTCCGGGACAGACCTGCCTGTGGCCAAAATCGGTGGACGGGTTTGTGTACGTACCGTACGCCCTCTCTATGCAATACGGTAAGTTACACACTGTATGCtatcctacacacacactgattagATACTTATATACCCCTTCATTTAGCACTCGAGCTACAAGGCTATTGTAGTTTATTTGTATTGGAAACATATACAAAGCTCTTTGATATCAATTGTATAACCCTTTGTACTTACAGGAGAAAAGGTTCAGATAAATAGTTAGCTTAGAAGCTATTATGCTAAGGGAATCATAGGCTGTTTTCACACTAGTCTTTTTTCAAAACATGGGATCTCTTGCTATAtgaatttgttttgtttgattagGTAAAAAAGCTGTTCTTGAGACTGGAGACCCATTGGTATGGGTGGTCTGCTTTAAGCAGACTCTAATGAAAGACGTAGTTAATGAGAAAATATAAATGGGAGCGCTCATAACTCTCAATGTGGCATGCATTTATGGAGGAAGTCCTGCTCTTCatcaaaaacagccaatcagctcgctggttgtGTCGAAAGCTCTCCtggatgtggagatctgcgcaagctcAGTAGCCATAACCAGCTGAATAATTGTGATGTTGTGCATTATTTAGTCAAATGCTACAATCTATTCATTAGGTTTTGATTAGATTTAAAACATGTTTCTGATAAAATAATATGACTTGGCTTCCAGTGTGGGCATGCAAGAGTGGTGACAACTGCTCCACAGCTTTGCAATTGAGTGAACTAAAGCGCCTATAAGGATTTGCTGCAGATTGGGATACTATCC from Astyanax mexicanus isolate ESR-SI-001 chromosome 11, AstMex3_surface, whole genome shotgun sequence encodes:
- the LOC103038533 gene encoding hatching enzyme 1.2, with the translated sequence MNSSRQLRRSATMSHTAFLLLLFVTLLQGFTLTAQRPAEGKPGTGTRRFRRSYSEYMEQNGGTPMDTIIAVNDYQGLFAVEGVSVREGDIAVSRHSEKSCFARSCLWSKSVDGHVYIAYTLSPLYSEEDKMKIKQGMELIERKTCVRYVPRTHQRDHLDIQPRSGCWSYVGANGGRQILSLQTPECIGSAVVAHELMHALGFLHEQSRADRDNYVTILWSNIWKDRTRNFAKFKTNNMDMPYDYKSIMHFGKYAYSEDGNPTIVQKQNWNGKLGQSFGPSELDILKINKLYQCK